One window of Thermocoleostomius sinensis A174 genomic DNA carries:
- a CDS encoding P-II family nitrogen regulator, producing the protein MLDFEQPFPLVEPAFLITIVSETILKESLIMLLTQLKVRSYTVSEVQGAGRQSRRSADPEASQTTMIETNLEIKAIVSQEISNVILYALKEQQRNFAVFVYRQPIEALIED; encoded by the coding sequence ATGTTGGATTTCGAGCAACCGTTTCCCCTAGTTGAGCCTGCATTCTTGATCACGATCGTTAGTGAGACAATTCTTAAAGAGAGTTTGATCATGCTGCTGACGCAATTAAAAGTGAGAAGTTACACCGTCAGCGAGGTACAAGGTGCAGGACGCCAAAGCCGCCGCTCCGCCGATCCGGAAGCAAGCCAAACAACGATGATCGAGACAAATCTGGAAATTAAAGCGATCGTTTCCCAAGAGATTTCTAATGTAATTTTGTATGCATTGAAGGAACAACAGCGGAATTTTGCAGTGTTTGTCTATCGACAGCCCATTGAAGCGTTAATTGAAGACTAA
- a CDS encoding GAF domain-containing sensor histidine kinase, with protein MPASSEFITLCRSQVTLLTQGLGAALSIIYLTDELTDATDAKLIPIVAYPDAVTDWGDDRIFSLLSQGRAPASSRLLLADSSSSAITPISWPIPSESDSPLPPLQAAEMALLRQQQMVLPLMHQDVVMGLLVTARADRAWNDSEQAQIEKIAETIAIACVLDQRSQWFAQDRHQQELLQEQKHDLFDNLVHQFRNPLTALRTFGKLLIKRLQPTDSNRSIAEGIVRESDRLQELLQQFDVVIDLDEQGLRRLLAPTAQENDQLDTELDAENLDAEISAELESETNSSTQPVTANALPRVVAREFDALDARLFGTTVSKSTSPALLPGSNVLVGRSMQLAPHSVTEVLTPLLESASAIAQDRQLILQTEIPSNLPFILIDLNFLREVLTNLIDNALKYTPSGGLIYVGVYASIPPKEAEHKQPLQETPSQQTIVIADTGPGIPPQDLEHLFERHYRGVQSQTDIPGTGLGLAIARELIQQMHGTIKIFSPAQSSGFQLPSAPVAAQNLPGTAVVVQLPEV; from the coding sequence ATGCCTGCTAGCTCAGAATTTATTACACTTTGCCGATCGCAGGTCACCCTGCTGACGCAAGGGTTAGGGGCCGCTTTGAGCATTATTTATCTGACCGACGAACTGACCGACGCCACCGATGCTAAGTTAATTCCCATCGTGGCTTATCCCGATGCGGTAACGGATTGGGGAGACGATCGCATTTTTAGTTTGCTGTCTCAAGGGCGTGCCCCTGCCAGTTCTCGGTTGTTGCTGGCAGATTCCTCTTCATCAGCCATTACGCCCATATCGTGGCCCATTCCCTCAGAGTCCGATTCACCGTTGCCTCCTCTACAAGCTGCCGAAATGGCCTTGCTGCGGCAACAGCAAATGGTTTTGCCATTGATGCATCAAGATGTGGTAATGGGTTTATTGGTAACGGCTCGGGCCGATCGGGCTTGGAATGACTCGGAGCAAGCCCAAATTGAGAAAATTGCTGAAACCATTGCAATTGCCTGTGTGTTGGATCAACGCTCGCAGTGGTTTGCTCAAGATCGACATCAACAAGAGTTATTGCAAGAGCAAAAACACGATTTGTTTGATAATTTGGTACATCAGTTCCGTAATCCGCTGACGGCGCTACGTACCTTTGGCAAGCTATTGATTAAACGACTGCAACCTACCGATAGCAATCGCTCGATTGCCGAAGGAATTGTGCGAGAAAGCGATCGATTACAAGAGCTATTGCAGCAGTTTGATGTCGTCATCGATTTAGACGAGCAGGGACTACGGCGATTACTAGCTCCAACGGCACAGGAAAACGATCAATTGGACACTGAGCTAGATGCTGAAAATTTAGACGCTGAGATCAGTGCTGAACTAGAGTCTGAAACCAACTCTTCAACTCAACCGGTAACGGCTAATGCATTGCCTCGCGTTGTCGCTCGCGAGTTTGATGCATTGGATGCCCGTTTATTTGGCACAACTGTATCTAAATCAACCTCTCCTGCCTTGCTACCGGGTTCCAACGTACTAGTTGGGCGATCGATGCAGCTTGCCCCACACTCAGTTACTGAAGTGTTGACTCCCTTACTTGAATCTGCCAGCGCCATTGCTCAGGATCGGCAACTAATTCTCCAAACCGAGATCCCATCAAACTTACCGTTTATTCTCATAGACCTCAACTTCTTGCGTGAGGTATTGACCAATCTTATCGATAATGCGCTGAAGTATACACCATCGGGTGGGCTAATTTATGTTGGCGTTTATGCAAGCATTCCACCTAAAGAAGCTGAGCACAAGCAGCCGTTGCAAGAAACACCATCTCAACAAACCATCGTCATTGCTGACACTGGCCCTGGTATTCCACCCCAGGATTTAGAGCATTTATTTGAACGGCATTATCGCGGTGTTCAATCACAAACCGATATTCCGGGTACTGGGCTAGGCTTAGCGATCGCCCGGGAATTGATTCAGCAGATGCACGGAACCATCAAAATTTTTAGCCCGGCCCAATCTAGTGGTTTTCAGTTGCCATCGGCTCCAGTGGCGGCGCAAAATTTACCTGGAACAGCGGTAGTAGTGCAATTACCAGAAGTGTAA
- a CDS encoding ABC transporter ATP-binding protein, with protein sequence MSDRQTDRIEDKHPLIRLFHYGHSYRSQIWLAALCSILNKFFDLAPPVLIGVAVDVVVQQQDSLLARFGIEDVQQQFIVLAVLTFIVWSCESAFQYAYARLWRNLAQSIQHDLRLDAYAHLQNLELEYFEARSTGGLMAILNDDINQLERFLDFGANEILQVLTTVLLIGTGFFVIAPRVAWMAMLPIPLILWGSFAFQKLLAPRYADVREKVSLLNSRLSNNLGGIVTIKSFVTEAYEIDRLRTESDAYRYSNQRAIVLSAAFVPLIRIIILVGFTALLVYGGLETVAGRLAVGTYSTLVFMIQRLLWPLTRLGETLDQYQRAMASTHRVMNLLDTPIAIHSGTIPLVENPTPFSPFPSLHSLLPPNPYAIRGELNLDRVTFAYREGLPVVENLSLHIPAGKTIAIVGSTGSGKSTLVKLLLRLYDIQSGSITLDGIDIRQLQLADLRRAIGWVSQDVFLFHGTALENILYGHPTATLTNAITAAKIAEAHEFIEQLPQGYDTIVGERGQKLSGGQRQRLAIARAILKNPPILILDEATSAVDNETEAAIQRSLEKITQNRTTIAIAHRLSTIRNADRIYVMEHGKLVEQGCHEDLLTQQGIYANLWRVQSGERLAT encoded by the coding sequence TTGTCCGATCGACAGACTGACCGGATTGAGGACAAGCATCCTTTGATCCGTTTATTTCATTATGGGCACAGCTACCGATCGCAAATTTGGCTAGCGGCGCTGTGTTCCATTCTCAATAAGTTTTTTGACCTTGCGCCTCCTGTGCTAATTGGGGTGGCTGTAGATGTGGTCGTGCAGCAGCAAGATTCGCTGTTGGCGCGATTTGGTATTGAAGATGTGCAACAGCAATTTATTGTGCTGGCCGTTCTCACCTTCATTGTTTGGAGTTGCGAATCAGCGTTTCAATATGCCTATGCAAGGCTATGGCGCAATTTAGCCCAATCCATCCAGCATGATTTGCGGCTCGATGCCTATGCGCATCTGCAAAATCTGGAACTGGAATATTTTGAAGCCCGCAGTACGGGTGGGCTGATGGCAATTCTGAACGATGACATTAATCAACTAGAGCGTTTTTTGGATTTCGGAGCCAATGAAATCCTACAGGTTTTGACCACTGTGCTTTTAATTGGAACCGGGTTTTTCGTGATTGCTCCCAGGGTGGCTTGGATGGCCATGTTGCCAATTCCCTTGATCTTGTGGGGATCGTTTGCTTTTCAAAAACTGTTAGCTCCTCGCTATGCCGATGTGCGCGAAAAGGTGAGTTTACTCAACAGTCGCCTATCGAACAACTTGGGGGGTATTGTTACGATCAAAAGCTTCGTCACCGAAGCGTATGAAATCGATCGCCTGCGCACCGAAAGCGATGCCTATCGTTACAGCAACCAACGCGCGATTGTCCTCAGTGCAGCCTTTGTACCCCTGATTCGCATCATCATTTTGGTTGGGTTTACTGCCCTGTTGGTGTATGGAGGCTTAGAGACGGTGGCAGGCAGACTTGCCGTTGGAACCTACAGCACCTTAGTTTTCATGATTCAACGACTATTGTGGCCTTTAACCCGCTTAGGCGAAACCCTTGATCAATATCAGCGGGCAATGGCTTCCACCCATCGTGTCATGAACCTGCTCGACACACCGATCGCCATTCACTCCGGCACCATTCCGCTAGTAGAAAATCCCACTCCTTTCTCTCCATTCCCTTCTCTCCATTCCCTCCTTCCCCCTAACCCTTACGCCATTCGCGGTGAACTGAACCTCGATCGCGTTACATTCGCCTATCGGGAAGGATTGCCCGTGGTCGAGAATTTGTCATTGCATATTCCCGCTGGCAAAACGATCGCCATTGTTGGCTCCACTGGGTCTGGTAAAAGTACCTTGGTGAAACTACTGTTGCGGCTTTACGACATTCAATCTGGCAGCATCACATTGGATGGCATCGATATTCGCCAATTGCAACTGGCTGATTTGCGACGGGCGATCGGTTGGGTGAGCCAGGATGTGTTCTTATTTCATGGGACAGCCCTGGAAAATATTCTGTATGGGCATCCCACGGCTACGCTAACAAATGCCATTACTGCGGCCAAGATCGCCGAAGCGCATGAGTTCATTGAGCAATTGCCCCAAGGGTATGACACGATTGTTGGAGAACGAGGGCAAAAACTATCGGGGGGACAACGGCAACGGTTGGCTATTGCTCGTGCCATTTTGAAGAATCCACCGATTTTGATTTTGGACGAAGCCACCTCAGCCGTCGATAACGAAACCGAAGCCGCCATTCAACGATCGTTGGAAAAAATTACACAAAATCGCACCACAATCGCCATTGCCCATCGTCTGTCCACTATTCGTAACGCCGATCGCATTTATGTGATGGAACACGGCAAACTCGTAGAACAGGGTTGCCACGAAGACCTACTAACCCAACAAGGCATTTATGCGAACCTCTGGCGCGTGCAGAGTGGCGAGCGGCTGGCTACATAG
- a CDS encoding CP12 domain-containing protein yields MLKAADIMNTQVVTIRGSATVAEAVQRMKETGSHTLIVDRRHDQDAYGIVTETDVVYKVTAYGKDPKRVRVCDIMTKPCIVVNPDLGVEYVARLFANTGIHQAPVIQGSLMGVVSIQDILAKGDFVEQPKELVLEERIQQAIERARAVCANKGAASKECAIAWEEVEELQAEAAHQKAELLYGTKTAFEAYCEENPDALEARIYDN; encoded by the coding sequence ATGTTGAAAGCGGCAGACATTATGAATACCCAGGTTGTCACAATTCGCGGCTCTGCTACTGTGGCTGAAGCGGTGCAACGCATGAAAGAAACAGGTTCGCATACGCTGATTGTCGATCGTCGTCATGACCAAGACGCCTATGGAATTGTCACTGAAACCGATGTTGTTTACAAAGTGACAGCCTATGGTAAAGACCCTAAGCGAGTGCGGGTTTGCGATATCATGACCAAGCCCTGCATTGTGGTAAATCCTGATTTGGGTGTAGAGTATGTGGCGCGATTATTTGCCAATACGGGTATTCATCAAGCTCCTGTGATTCAAGGATCGCTGATGGGCGTTGTTTCCATTCAAGACATTCTTGCAAAGGGTGATTTTGTGGAACAGCCGAAAGAACTGGTATTGGAGGAACGAATTCAGCAGGCGATCGAACGGGCCCGGGCTGTTTGTGCCAACAAAGGAGCCGCGTCTAAGGAATGTGCAATCGCGTGGGAAGAAGTCGAAGAGTTGCAGGCAGAAGCGGCTCATCAAAAAGCGGAATTACTTTATGGTACAAAGACCGCTTTCGAGGCGTACTGTGAAGAAAATCCCGATGCACTCGAAGCTCGCATTTATGACAATTAG